From a single Mus caroli chromosome X, CAROLI_EIJ_v1.1, whole genome shotgun sequence genomic region:
- the Pdzd4 gene encoding PDZ domain-containing protein 4 isoform X5 — MLQEVELCKNSHQDKLGLMVCYRTDEEEDLGIYVGEVNPNSIAAKDGRIREGDRIIQINGMDVQNREEAVAILSQDENTNISLLVARPESQLAKRWKDSDRDDFLDDFGSENEGDLRARKLKSPPVQQIGNDEKGAPDGGPGLNNSQDLDSGVGRTDESTRNEESSEHDLLGDEPPSTTNTPGSLRKFGLQGDALQSRDFHFSMDSLLAEGAGLGGADLPGLTDEEYERYRELLEIKCHLENGNQLGIFFSRASSGNSALDVNRNESLGHEMAMLEEELRHLEFKCRNILRAQKMQQLRERCMKAWLLEEESLYDLAASEPKKHELSDISELPEKSDKDSTSAYNTGESCRSTPLLVEPLPESPLKRSVAGNSNLNRTPSGPPVTTHLKGAPSPGSPAKFRSLSRDPEVGRRQHTEERVRRSTKTSVTLERVGPEGSPYLSRRHRGQEIEQYHSCVQLAPPRTLEDLGHGSLSLASGPRVGGVVAAAVEAPRMEWKVKVRSDGTRYVAKRPVRDRLLKARALKIREERSGMTTDDDAVSEMKMGRYWSKEERKQHLIRAREQRKRREFMMQSRLECLREQQNGDSKPELNIIALSHRKTMKKRNKKILDNWITIQEMLAHGARSADGKRIYNPLLSVTTV, encoded by the exons CAGGAGGTGGAGCTGTGTAAAAACAGCCACCAAGACAAGCTGGGCCTGATGGTGTGCTATCGCACAGATGAGGAGGAGGACCTAGGCATCTACGTTGGAGAG GTAAATCCCAACAGCATTGCAGCCAAAGATGGCCGGATCCGTGAGGGAGACAGAATCATTCAG ATTAATGGAATGGATGTCCAAAACCGAGAGGAGGCAGTGGCCATCCTGAGCCAGGATGAAAACACCAACATCTCTCTGCTGGTGGCCCGACCTGAGAGCCAG CTAGCAAAGCGGTGgaaagacagtgacagagatgaCTTCCTAGATGACTTTGGATCTGAGAATGAAGGGGACCTTCGTGCTAGGAAGCTAAAGTCACCCCCTGTCCAGCAg ATTGGAAATGATGAGAAGGGGGCTCCTGATGGGGGCCCAGGCTTAAACAACAGCCAGGACCTGGACAGCGGGGTGGGTCGGACTGATGAGAGTACCCGCAATGAAGAGAGCTCTGAACATGACCTGCTGGGGGATGAACCTCCCAGCACCACCAACACCCCTGGAAGCCTGCGCAAATTTGGTCTACAAGGGGATGCTCTACAGAGCAGGGACTTCCACTTCAGCATGGATTCTCTGTTAGCTgagggggcagggctgggaggggCTGACCTACCTGGGCTCACTGATGAGGAATATGAACGCTACCGGGAGCTGCTGGAGATCAAGTGCCACCTGGAAAATGGCAACCAGCTGGGCATCTTCTTCTCCCGGGCCTCCAGTGGCAACAGTGCCCTAGATGTGAACCGCAATGAGAGCCTAGGCCATGAGATGGCCATGCTGGAGGAAGAGCTTCGGCACCTAGAGTTCAAGTGCCGCAATATCTTGCGGGCACAGAAGATGCAGCAGTTGCGGGAGCGCTGTATGAAGGCCTGGCTGCTGGAGGAGGAAAGTCTCTATGACCTGGCAGCCAGTGAGCCCAAAAAGCATGAGCTGTCTGATATCTCTGAACTGCCAGAGAAATCAGACAAAGATAGCACCAGCGCTTACAACACTGGGGAGAGCTGCCGCAGCACTCCACTTCTTGTGGAGCCTCTGCCCGAGAGCCCGCTGAAGCGATCTGTTGCTGGCAATTCCAACTTGAATCGGACCCCTTCTGGCCCTCCTGTCACCACCCACCTCAAGGGGGCTCCTTCACCAGGGAGCCCAGCTAAGTTCCGATCACTCTCTCGGGATCCTGAAGTGGGCCGGAGACAGCACACAGAAGAGCGTGTCCGCCGGAGCACCAAGACAAGTGTTACTCTGGAGCGTGTGGGCCCTGAAGGCAGCCCTTACCTCTCCAGGCGCCATCGTGGCCAGGAGATTGAGCAGTACCACAGCTGTGTGCAGTTGGCCCCGCCACGCACCCTGGAGGATCTGGGCCATGGCTCCTTGAGCTTGGCTAGTGGTCCTCGGGTGGGTGGGGTGGTAGCTGCAGCTGTCGAAGCACCCCGCATGGAGTGGAAGGTGAAGGTGCGAAGTGATGGAACCCGATATGTGGCCAAGCGACCTGTGCGAGATCGGCTGCTGAAGGCCAGGGCCCTGAAGATCCGAGAGGAACGCAGTGGTATGACCACTGATGATGATGCAGTGAGTGAGATGAAGATGGGCCGCTACTGGagcaaggaagagaggaagcaacaCCTGATCCGAGCACGGGAGCAACGGAAGCGGCGTGAGTTCATGATGCAGAGCCGTCTGGAGTGTCTAAGGGAGCAGCAGAATGGTGACAGCAAACCTGAGCTCAACATCATTGCACTGAGCCACCGTAAAACCATGAAGAAGCGAaacaagaagatcctggacaacTGGATCACCATCCAGGAGATGTTGGCTCATGGTGCCCGCTCAGCTGATGGAAAAAGGATCTACAACCCTCTGCTCTCTGTCACCACTGTCTGA
- the Pdzd4 gene encoding PDZ domain-containing protein 4 isoform X4, with protein sequence MEGGPQEAERMDELEYEEVELCKNSHQDKLGLMVCYRTDEEEDLGIYVGEVNPNSIAAKDGRIREGDRIIQINGMDVQNREEAVAILSQDENTNISLLVARPESQLAKRWKDSDRDDFLDDFGSENEGDLRARKLKSPPVQQIGNDEKGAPDGGPGLNNSQDLDSGVGRTDESTRNEESSEHDLLGDEPPSTTNTPGSLRKFGLQGDALQSRDFHFSMDSLLAEGAGLGGADLPGLTDEEYERYRELLEIKCHLENGNQLGIFFSRASSGNSALDVNRNESLGHEMAMLEEELRHLEFKCRNILRAQKMQQLRERCMKAWLLEEESLYDLAASEPKKHELSDISELPEKSDKDSTSAYNTGESCRSTPLLVEPLPESPLKRSVAGNSNLNRTPSGPPVTTHLKGAPSPGSPAKFRSLSRDPEVGRRQHTEERVRRSTKTSVTLERVGPEGSPYLSRRHRGQEIEQYHSCVQLAPPRTLEDLGHGSLSLASGPRVGGVVAAAVEAPRMEWKVKVRSDGTRYVAKRPVRDRLLKARALKIREERSGMTTDDDAVSEMKMGRYWSKEERKQHLIRAREQRKRREFMMQSRLECLREQQNGDSKPELNIIALSHRKTMKKRNKKILDNWITIQEMLAHGARSADGKRIYNPLLSVTTV encoded by the exons GAGGTGGAGCTGTGTAAAAACAGCCACCAAGACAAGCTGGGCCTGATGGTGTGCTATCGCACAGATGAGGAGGAGGACCTAGGCATCTACGTTGGAGAG GTAAATCCCAACAGCATTGCAGCCAAAGATGGCCGGATCCGTGAGGGAGACAGAATCATTCAG ATTAATGGAATGGATGTCCAAAACCGAGAGGAGGCAGTGGCCATCCTGAGCCAGGATGAAAACACCAACATCTCTCTGCTGGTGGCCCGACCTGAGAGCCAG CTAGCAAAGCGGTGgaaagacagtgacagagatgaCTTCCTAGATGACTTTGGATCTGAGAATGAAGGGGACCTTCGTGCTAGGAAGCTAAAGTCACCCCCTGTCCAGCAg ATTGGAAATGATGAGAAGGGGGCTCCTGATGGGGGCCCAGGCTTAAACAACAGCCAGGACCTGGACAGCGGGGTGGGTCGGACTGATGAGAGTACCCGCAATGAAGAGAGCTCTGAACATGACCTGCTGGGGGATGAACCTCCCAGCACCACCAACACCCCTGGAAGCCTGCGCAAATTTGGTCTACAAGGGGATGCTCTACAGAGCAGGGACTTCCACTTCAGCATGGATTCTCTGTTAGCTgagggggcagggctgggaggggCTGACCTACCTGGGCTCACTGATGAGGAATATGAACGCTACCGGGAGCTGCTGGAGATCAAGTGCCACCTGGAAAATGGCAACCAGCTGGGCATCTTCTTCTCCCGGGCCTCCAGTGGCAACAGTGCCCTAGATGTGAACCGCAATGAGAGCCTAGGCCATGAGATGGCCATGCTGGAGGAAGAGCTTCGGCACCTAGAGTTCAAGTGCCGCAATATCTTGCGGGCACAGAAGATGCAGCAGTTGCGGGAGCGCTGTATGAAGGCCTGGCTGCTGGAGGAGGAAAGTCTCTATGACCTGGCAGCCAGTGAGCCCAAAAAGCATGAGCTGTCTGATATCTCTGAACTGCCAGAGAAATCAGACAAAGATAGCACCAGCGCTTACAACACTGGGGAGAGCTGCCGCAGCACTCCACTTCTTGTGGAGCCTCTGCCCGAGAGCCCGCTGAAGCGATCTGTTGCTGGCAATTCCAACTTGAATCGGACCCCTTCTGGCCCTCCTGTCACCACCCACCTCAAGGGGGCTCCTTCACCAGGGAGCCCAGCTAAGTTCCGATCACTCTCTCGGGATCCTGAAGTGGGCCGGAGACAGCACACAGAAGAGCGTGTCCGCCGGAGCACCAAGACAAGTGTTACTCTGGAGCGTGTGGGCCCTGAAGGCAGCCCTTACCTCTCCAGGCGCCATCGTGGCCAGGAGATTGAGCAGTACCACAGCTGTGTGCAGTTGGCCCCGCCACGCACCCTGGAGGATCTGGGCCATGGCTCCTTGAGCTTGGCTAGTGGTCCTCGGGTGGGTGGGGTGGTAGCTGCAGCTGTCGAAGCACCCCGCATGGAGTGGAAGGTGAAGGTGCGAAGTGATGGAACCCGATATGTGGCCAAGCGACCTGTGCGAGATCGGCTGCTGAAGGCCAGGGCCCTGAAGATCCGAGAGGAACGCAGTGGTATGACCACTGATGATGATGCAGTGAGTGAGATGAAGATGGGCCGCTACTGGagcaaggaagagaggaagcaacaCCTGATCCGAGCACGGGAGCAACGGAAGCGGCGTGAGTTCATGATGCAGAGCCGTCTGGAGTGTCTAAGGGAGCAGCAGAATGGTGACAGCAAACCTGAGCTCAACATCATTGCACTGAGCCACCGTAAAACCATGAAGAAGCGAaacaagaagatcctggacaacTGGATCACCATCCAGGAGATGTTGGCTCATGGTGCCCGCTCAGCTGATGGAAAAAGGATCTACAACCCTCTGCTCTCTGTCACCACTGTCTGA
- the Pdzd4 gene encoding PDZ domain-containing protein 4 isoform X3 has translation MGCNMCVVQKPEEQYKVMLQEVELCKNSHQDKLGLMVCYRTDEEEDLGIYVGEVNPNSIAAKDGRIREGDRIIQINGMDVQNREEAVAILSQDENTNISLLVARPESQLAKRWKDSDRDDFLDDFGSENEGDLRARKLKSPPVQQIGNDEKGAPDGGPGLNNSQDLDSGVGRTDESTRNEESSEHDLLGDEPPSTTNTPGSLRKFGLQGDALQSRDFHFSMDSLLAEGAGLGGADLPGLTDEEYERYRELLEIKCHLENGNQLGIFFSRASSGNSALDVNRNESLGHEMAMLEEELRHLEFKCRNILRAQKMQQLRERCMKAWLLEEESLYDLAASEPKKHELSDISELPEKSDKDSTSAYNTGESCRSTPLLVEPLPESPLKRSVAGNSNLNRTPSGPPVTTHLKGAPSPGSPAKFRSLSRDPEVGRRQHTEERVRRSTKTSVTLERVGPEGSPYLSRRHRGQEIEQYHSCVQLAPPRTLEDLGHGSLSLASGPRVGGVVAAAVEAPRMEWKVKVRSDGTRYVAKRPVRDRLLKARALKIREERSGMTTDDDAVSEMKMGRYWSKEERKQHLIRAREQRKRREFMMQSRLECLREQQNGDSKPELNIIALSHRKTMKKRNKKILDNWITIQEMLAHGARSADGKRIYNPLLSVTTV, from the exons GAGGTGGAGCTGTGTAAAAACAGCCACCAAGACAAGCTGGGCCTGATGGTGTGCTATCGCACAGATGAGGAGGAGGACCTAGGCATCTACGTTGGAGAG GTAAATCCCAACAGCATTGCAGCCAAAGATGGCCGGATCCGTGAGGGAGACAGAATCATTCAG ATTAATGGAATGGATGTCCAAAACCGAGAGGAGGCAGTGGCCATCCTGAGCCAGGATGAAAACACCAACATCTCTCTGCTGGTGGCCCGACCTGAGAGCCAG CTAGCAAAGCGGTGgaaagacagtgacagagatgaCTTCCTAGATGACTTTGGATCTGAGAATGAAGGGGACCTTCGTGCTAGGAAGCTAAAGTCACCCCCTGTCCAGCAg ATTGGAAATGATGAGAAGGGGGCTCCTGATGGGGGCCCAGGCTTAAACAACAGCCAGGACCTGGACAGCGGGGTGGGTCGGACTGATGAGAGTACCCGCAATGAAGAGAGCTCTGAACATGACCTGCTGGGGGATGAACCTCCCAGCACCACCAACACCCCTGGAAGCCTGCGCAAATTTGGTCTACAAGGGGATGCTCTACAGAGCAGGGACTTCCACTTCAGCATGGATTCTCTGTTAGCTgagggggcagggctgggaggggCTGACCTACCTGGGCTCACTGATGAGGAATATGAACGCTACCGGGAGCTGCTGGAGATCAAGTGCCACCTGGAAAATGGCAACCAGCTGGGCATCTTCTTCTCCCGGGCCTCCAGTGGCAACAGTGCCCTAGATGTGAACCGCAATGAGAGCCTAGGCCATGAGATGGCCATGCTGGAGGAAGAGCTTCGGCACCTAGAGTTCAAGTGCCGCAATATCTTGCGGGCACAGAAGATGCAGCAGTTGCGGGAGCGCTGTATGAAGGCCTGGCTGCTGGAGGAGGAAAGTCTCTATGACCTGGCAGCCAGTGAGCCCAAAAAGCATGAGCTGTCTGATATCTCTGAACTGCCAGAGAAATCAGACAAAGATAGCACCAGCGCTTACAACACTGGGGAGAGCTGCCGCAGCACTCCACTTCTTGTGGAGCCTCTGCCCGAGAGCCCGCTGAAGCGATCTGTTGCTGGCAATTCCAACTTGAATCGGACCCCTTCTGGCCCTCCTGTCACCACCCACCTCAAGGGGGCTCCTTCACCAGGGAGCCCAGCTAAGTTCCGATCACTCTCTCGGGATCCTGAAGTGGGCCGGAGACAGCACACAGAAGAGCGTGTCCGCCGGAGCACCAAGACAAGTGTTACTCTGGAGCGTGTGGGCCCTGAAGGCAGCCCTTACCTCTCCAGGCGCCATCGTGGCCAGGAGATTGAGCAGTACCACAGCTGTGTGCAGTTGGCCCCGCCACGCACCCTGGAGGATCTGGGCCATGGCTCCTTGAGCTTGGCTAGTGGTCCTCGGGTGGGTGGGGTGGTAGCTGCAGCTGTCGAAGCACCCCGCATGGAGTGGAAGGTGAAGGTGCGAAGTGATGGAACCCGATATGTGGCCAAGCGACCTGTGCGAGATCGGCTGCTGAAGGCCAGGGCCCTGAAGATCCGAGAGGAACGCAGTGGTATGACCACTGATGATGATGCAGTGAGTGAGATGAAGATGGGCCGCTACTGGagcaaggaagagaggaagcaacaCCTGATCCGAGCACGGGAGCAACGGAAGCGGCGTGAGTTCATGATGCAGAGCCGTCTGGAGTGTCTAAGGGAGCAGCAGAATGGTGACAGCAAACCTGAGCTCAACATCATTGCACTGAGCCACCGTAAAACCATGAAGAAGCGAaacaagaagatcctggacaacTGGATCACCATCCAGGAGATGTTGGCTCATGGTGCCCGCTCAGCTGATGGAAAAAGGATCTACAACCCTCTGCTCTCTGTCACCACTGTCTGA